One window of Arthrobacter oryzae genomic DNA carries:
- a CDS encoding ABC transporter substrate-binding protein, whose product MISLPQAAPRVAKLTALSIGVALLATACGGSSTPSSTGSTTPAASGIACPAPSATGSATTGAGAGGSVPASTTTTDTPLKIGSLLPTTGSLAFLGPPEIAGVNLGIKEVNDAGGVLGKPVEVIHRDSGDTKTDIATQSTTALLGSGVSAIIGAASSGVSKTVINQITGAGVIQFSPANTSPDFTTWDDKGLYWRTAPSDVLQGKVLGNYMATCGAQTVGMIVLNDAYGTGLAKNVKSAFEAAGGKVVAEELFNEGDSQFSSQVDKVIAAKPDAIALITFDQAKSIVPLMTGKGIKATQMFLVDGNTSDYSKDFQAGTLKGAQGTIPGTFAKEDFKKKLLAIDPALKDYSYAGESYDAVNLIALAAEAAKSTKGTDVAKQLKAVSESGEKCTDFPSCVTLLRNGKDIDYDGQSGPVTFSEAGDPTEAYIGIYEYQDDNTYKPSKEEFGKL is encoded by the coding sequence ATGATTTCACTCCCCCAGGCGGCGCCGCGAGTCGCTAAGCTCACAGCGCTTAGCATCGGCGTCGCCCTACTGGCTACGGCTTGTGGCGGCTCGTCCACCCCGAGTTCGACAGGCTCAACCACCCCTGCAGCATCCGGAATTGCCTGCCCCGCGCCGAGCGCCACCGGCAGTGCCACCACCGGAGCAGGCGCCGGCGGCTCGGTTCCGGCCTCGACCACCACAACCGACACCCCGCTTAAGATTGGATCGCTCCTGCCGACAACGGGGTCGCTGGCGTTCCTCGGCCCGCCCGAAATTGCCGGTGTCAACCTTGGCATCAAGGAAGTCAATGACGCCGGCGGCGTCCTCGGCAAGCCCGTCGAGGTGATCCACCGCGACTCCGGTGACACCAAGACGGACATCGCCACGCAGTCCACCACCGCGCTTCTTGGCAGCGGCGTCAGCGCCATCATCGGCGCTGCTTCCTCAGGTGTTTCCAAGACAGTCATCAACCAGATCACCGGCGCCGGCGTCATCCAGTTCTCGCCTGCGAACACGTCGCCTGACTTCACCACCTGGGATGACAAGGGCCTCTACTGGCGCACGGCTCCTTCGGATGTGCTCCAGGGCAAGGTCCTCGGAAACTACATGGCTACCTGTGGTGCCCAGACCGTCGGCATGATCGTCCTGAACGACGCCTACGGCACGGGCCTGGCAAAGAACGTCAAGTCGGCGTTCGAAGCTGCCGGCGGCAAGGTGGTTGCCGAGGAGCTCTTCAACGAAGGCGATTCGCAGTTCAGCAGTCAGGTAGACAAGGTCATCGCAGCCAAGCCTGACGCCATTGCCCTGATCACCTTCGACCAGGCCAAGAGCATCGTCCCCTTGATGACCGGCAAGGGCATCAAGGCAACCCAGATGTTCCTGGTGGACGGAAACACGTCGGACTACAGCAAGGACTTCCAGGCGGGCACGCTGAAGGGCGCCCAGGGCACCATCCCGGGCACGTTCGCCAAGGAGGACTTCAAGAAGAAGCTGCTGGCCATTGACCCGGCCCTGAAGGATTACAGCTACGCCGGCGAGTCCTACGATGCAGTCAACCTCATTGCGCTGGCAGCCGAGGCTGCGAAGAGCACCAAGGGCACCGACGTCGCCAAGCAGCTGAAGGCAGTCTCCGAATCCGGCGAGAAGTGCACCGACTTCCCGTCCTGCGTCACCCTGCTGCGCAACGGCAAGGACATCGACTACGACGGCCAGTCCGGTCCGGTGACCTTCTCCGAGGCAGGCGACCCGACGGAAGCCTATATCGGCATCTACGAGTACCAGGATGACAACACCTACAAGCCGTCCAAGGAAGAATTCGGCAAGCTGTAA
- a CDS encoding ABC transporter ATP-binding protein: MSATSAAAAATPAAADESVVKVTDLVAGYIPGVNILNGCSIEARKGELIGIIGPNGAGKSTLLKAMFGLVKVHSGSVVVRGQDITGLKANKLVSKGVGFVPQNNNVFSTLTIEENMQMGMFQRPKDFAERFDFVTSLFPELGKRRAQRAGSLSGGERQMVAMGRALMMEPAVLLLDEPSAGLSPVKQDETFLRVHEINRAGVSVIMVEQNARRCLQICDRAYVLDQGKDAYTGTGRELMKDPKVIQLYLGTLADEV, encoded by the coding sequence ATGAGCGCCACCAGCGCGGCTGCGGCCGCCACGCCAGCCGCTGCAGACGAGTCGGTGGTCAAAGTCACCGACCTGGTGGCGGGCTACATCCCCGGCGTCAACATCCTTAACGGCTGCAGCATCGAAGCCCGCAAGGGCGAACTGATCGGCATCATCGGCCCCAACGGCGCCGGCAAGTCGACGCTGTTGAAGGCGATGTTCGGCCTGGTGAAGGTGCACTCGGGTTCCGTTGTGGTCCGGGGCCAGGACATCACCGGGCTCAAGGCCAACAAGCTGGTATCCAAGGGCGTGGGCTTCGTCCCGCAGAACAACAACGTGTTCTCCACGCTGACCATTGAGGAAAACATGCAGATGGGCATGTTCCAGCGGCCCAAGGATTTCGCCGAACGGTTCGACTTCGTCACCAGTCTCTTCCCTGAGCTCGGCAAGCGCCGCGCCCAGCGGGCCGGCTCACTGTCCGGCGGGGAACGCCAGATGGTGGCAATGGGACGTGCCCTGATGATGGAGCCGGCCGTCCTGCTGCTCGATGAGCCCTCGGCAGGCCTCTCCCCCGTCAAACAGGATGAGACCTTCCTGCGGGTCCACGAGATCAACCGGGCCGGCGTCTCGGTGATCATGGTGGAGCAGAACGCCCGCCGCTGCCTGCAGATCTGCGACCGCGCCTACGTGCTGGACCAGGGCAAGGATGCGTACACGGGCACCGGCCGTGAGCTCATGAAGGACCCCAAGGTGATCCAGCTGTACCTCGGCACGCTGGCGGACGAGGTCTAA
- a CDS encoding ABC transporter ATP-binding protein, translating into MTDTRPIAAGETAPGCKKRDPIVVAENVTRSFGGINAVDVEYLEIPRHKITALIGPNGAGKTTLFNLLTGFDTPNSGKWQFEGNSLAGVSPYKVARMGMVRTFQLTKVMGKLTVMENMRLGGSEQPGERLSKALFKGMWGGREKEITAQANVLLEKFKLDAKKDDYAASLSGGQRKLLEMARSLMVRPKLVMLDEPMAGVNPALTQSLLDHIKNLKAEGMTVLFVEHDMNMVRHIADWVVVMAEGKIVAEGPPVEVMKNPAVIDAYLGAHHDVDLGDAEGIKELAAELVADEESIVGTENAGIIAVDVIAPETDSATVTPETRKKDTE; encoded by the coding sequence ACAGCCCCCGGCTGCAAGAAGCGCGACCCGATCGTCGTCGCCGAAAATGTCACGCGGAGCTTCGGCGGCATCAACGCCGTCGACGTCGAATACCTTGAGATCCCCCGGCACAAGATCACGGCGCTGATCGGACCCAACGGGGCCGGCAAGACCACCCTGTTCAACCTGCTGACCGGCTTTGACACGCCGAACTCCGGCAAGTGGCAGTTCGAAGGCAACAGCCTCGCCGGCGTCTCCCCCTACAAGGTGGCACGGATGGGCATGGTCCGCACGTTCCAGCTGACCAAGGTGATGGGCAAACTGACCGTCATGGAAAACATGCGGCTGGGCGGCTCGGAGCAGCCCGGCGAGCGGCTCTCCAAGGCACTGTTCAAGGGCATGTGGGGCGGCCGGGAAAAGGAGATCACGGCGCAGGCAAACGTCCTGCTGGAGAAGTTCAAACTGGACGCGAAGAAGGACGACTACGCGGCGTCGTTGTCCGGCGGTCAGCGAAAACTCCTTGAAATGGCGCGGTCGCTGATGGTCAGGCCCAAGCTCGTGATGCTGGATGAGCCAATGGCCGGCGTCAATCCGGCACTGACCCAGTCCCTCCTTGACCACATCAAGAACCTCAAGGCGGAGGGCATGACCGTGCTCTTCGTGGAGCACGACATGAACATGGTGCGCCACATCGCCGACTGGGTTGTGGTGATGGCCGAAGGCAAGATCGTCGCCGAAGGCCCGCCTGTTGAGGTCATGAAGAACCCCGCCGTGATTGACGCCTACCTGGGCGCCCACCACGACGTCGATCTGGGCGACGCTGAAGGCATCAAGGAACTGGCTGCCGAGCTCGTGGCCGACGAGGAGTCAATCGTGGGCACCGAAAACGCCGGCATTATCGCCGTCGACGTCATTGCCCCTGAAACGGACTCTGCCACGGTGACGCCCGAAACCAGGAAGAAGGACACAGAATGA